One Triticum dicoccoides isolate Atlit2015 ecotype Zavitan chromosome 5B, WEW_v2.0, whole genome shotgun sequence genomic window carries:
- the LOC119312267 gene encoding protein argonaute MEL1-like, whose translation MAYRGGGGRGGGRGDQQYGGGRGAPAGGGRGGGRGPTGFVWPPPGAPSAPRPAGPAQYAPAVAVYHNPNATGPHQGAYQHGVVVRNPAPAPYAAVRAPSPTPVTIRAPSPTPATIRAPAPTPSPAARPFQPARVSAPAPAPPTPAAVAKELEQKLFVTETALAPPAAAAAAAVAATQPEEEKAPEVDLAPVSKKGLAHPARPGAGTVGKKVMIRANHFLVNVADNNLFHYDVSINPESKSRAVNREVLSELIKLHGKTSLGGKLPAYDGRKSLYTAGSLPFESEEFSVTLVDPEKKDKEKAEREYKITIRIAGRTDLYHLQQFLKGRQRDMPQETIQVLDVVLRESPSWNYVTVSRSFFSTTFGHRGDIGEGLECWRGYYQSLRPTQMGLSLNIDISATSFFKPVTVVQFVLEFLNLRDTSRPLTDRDRVKIKKALRGVRVETNHQEDQIRRYKITGITPVPMSQLIFPVDERGTRMSVVHYFMQRYNYNLQYTSWPCLQSGSDARPVYLPMEVCKIVEGQRYSKKLNDKQVTNILRATCQRPQQREQSIREMVLHNKYAEDKFAQEFGINVCSDLVSVPARVLPPPMLRYHDSGKEKTCAPSVGQWNMINKKMINGGIIDNWACVSFSRMRPEEVHRFCCDLIQMCNMTGMSVNPRPLVDNRSASPNHIENALRDVYRRTTEMLSKQGHEKQLQLLIVILPEVSGSYGKIKKVCETDLGIVSQCCLPRHAARPNKQYMENVALKINVKVGGRNTVLERAFVRNGIPFVSEVPTIIFGADVTHPPPGEDSASSIAAVVASMDWPEITKYRGLVSAQPHRQEIIEDLFSVSKDPQRGNVNGGMIRELLIAFRRKTGRRPERILFYRDGVSEGQFSHVLLHEMDAIRKACASLEEGYMPPVTFVVVQKRHHTRLFPEVHGRRDMTDKSGNILPGTVVDLMICHPTEFDFYLCSHAGIQGTSRPTHYHVLYDENHFTADALQSLTNNLCYTYARCTRAVSVVPPAYYAHLAAFRARYYVEGDSSDGGSTPGSSGQAAIAREGPVEVRQLPKIKDNVKDVMFYC comes from the exons ATGGCCTACCGCGGAGGCGGAGGCCGGGGAGGCGGCCGGGGAGACCAGCAGTACGGCGGAGGCCGGGGCGCGCCGGCGGGAGGAGGGCGCGGGGGCGGCCGCGGGCCCACGGGCTTCGTCTGGCCGCCTCCGGGCGCTCCGTCGGCGCCGCGTCCCGCCGGGCCGGCGCAGTACGCGCCGGCCGTCGCCGTCTACCACAATCCCAACGCCACGGGGCCGCACCAGGGCGCCTACCAGCACGGCGTCGTCGTCCGCAACCCCGCGCCGGCACCCTACGCCGCCGTCCGCGCGCCCTCCCCGACGCCGGTCACCATCCGCGCGCCCTCGCCCACGCCGgccaccatccgcgcccctgctccGACGCCCTCGCCGGCCGCGCGTCCGTTCCAGCCGGCCCGCGtctccgcccccgcccccgctcCACCGACCCCCGCGGCCGTCGCCaaggagctggagcagaagctcTTCGTCACGGAGACCGCgctggcgccgcccgccgccgcggccgcggcggcggTCGCGGCGACGCAGCCCGAGGAGGAGAAGGCCCCCGAGGTGGACCTGGCGCCGGTGTCCAAGAAGGGGCTCGCCCACCCCGCGCGTCCCGGAGCCGGCACAGTCGGCAAGAAGGTGATGATCCGCGCCAACCACTTCCTCGTCAACGTCGCCGACAACAACCTCTTCCACTACGAT GTTTCCATCAACCCGGAGTCAAAATCAAGGGCTGTGAACAGGGAGGTACTCAGTGAGCTAATCAAGTTGCACGGGAAGACGTCCCTTGGCGGCAAATTGCCTGCCTATGATGGAAGAAAGAGTCTCTACACTGCAGGCTCACTCCCTTTTGAGTCTGAGGAGTTTTCTGTTACACTGGTTGATCCTGAAAAGAAAGACAAAGAAAA GGCTGAAAGGGAGTACAAGATCACCATTCGGATTGCTGGGAGGACAGACCTGTACCACCTCCAGCAGTTCCTCAAAGGAAGACAGAGGGATATGCCCCAAGAAACCATCCAAGTTCTTGATGTTGTCCTCAGGGAGTCACCATCCTGGAA CTATGTCACAGTgtccagatccttcttctccaccacctTTGGTCACAGAGGAGACATTGGTGAAGGATTAGAGTGCTGGAGAGGTTACTACCAGAGCTTACGCCCAACCCAGATGGGGCTGTCACTCAATATAG ATATATCTGCAACATCTTTCTTCAAGCCTGTTACAGTGGTCCAGTTTGTGCTAGAGTTCCTCAACTTACGTGATACTTCGCGGCCTCTGACAGACAGGGACCGTGTGAAG ATAAAGAAAGCTCTCCGTGGGGTGCGTGTCGAAACAAACCACCAGGAAGACCAAATCAGAAGATACAAGATAACAGGGATTACCCCTGTTCCCATGAGCCAGCTCAT ATTTCCTGTTGATGAGAGAGGAACAAGAATGTCAGTTGTTCACTACTTCATGCAAAGATATAACTACAATCTGCAGTATACTTCTTGGCCCTGCTTGCAGTCTGGAAGTGATGCTCGGCCTGTGTATCTGCCTATGGAG GTGTGCAAGATTGTTGAAGGGCAAAGGTACTCTAAGAAACTGAATGACAAGCAGGTCACCAACATACTTAGAGCTACCTGTCAACGTCCCCAGCAGAGGGAGCAAAGCATTCGTGAG ATGGTTCTGCATAACAAGTATGCTGAGGACAAGTTTGCTCAGGAGTTTGGAATCAATGTCTGCAGTGACCTGGTCTCTGTTCCAGCCCGTGTGCTGCCTCCCCCCATG TTGAGATATCATGATTCTGGAAAGGAGAAAACTTGTGCGCCAAGTGTTGGACAGTGGAACATGATTAACAAG AAAATGATCAATGGAGGAATCATAGACAACTGGGCCTGTGTGAGTTTTTCACGCATGCGTCCTGAGGAGGTACACAGGTTCTGTTGTGATCTGATTCAGATGTGCAATATGACTGGAATG TCTGTCAATCCAAGGCCACTTGTAGACAACCGATCAGCTAGCCCCAACCACATTGAGAATGCTTTGAGGGATGTCTACAGGAGGACAACGGAAATGCTTTCCAAGCAGGGACACGAAAAACAGCTACAACTGTTAATCGTAATCCTACCTGAAGTCAGTGGTTCTTATG GGAAAATCAAGAAGGTTTGTGAGACTGACCTTGGGATCGTGTCTCAGTGTTGCCTGCCAAGGCATGCTGCCAGACCGAACAAGCAATATATGGAGAATGTTGCACTCAAAATCAATGTGAAG GTCGGAGGACGCAACACAGTTCTGGAGAGGGCTTTTGTGCGAAATGGCATTCCGTTTGTGTCCGAAGTCCCAACAATCATCTTTGGTGCTGATGTTACACACCCCCCACCTGGAGAGGACTCTGCATCATCTATTGCTGCG GTGGTGGCATCAATGGACTGGCCAGAGATCACCAAGTACAGAGGTCTTGTCTCTGCTCAACCACACAGGCAGGAGATAATCGAAGACCTCTTCAGTGTCAGCAAAGATCCGCAGAGGGGCAATGTCAATGGTGGCATGATCAG GGAGTTACTGATTGCCTTCCGCAGGAAGACAGGCCGGAGGCCTGAGAGGATACTCTTCTACAG GGATGGTGTAAGTGAAGGCCAATTCAGCCATGTTCTGCTTCATGAAATGGACGCAATCAGGAAG GCCTGCGCCTCATTGGAGGAGGGGTATATGCCCCCAGTCACCTTTGTGGTTGTCCAGAAAAGGCATCACACCAGGCTGTTCCCTGAGGTGCATGGGAGGCGTGATATGACTGACAAGAGTGGGAACATACTTCCAG GAACTGTGGTTGACCTCATGATTTGCCACCCTACAGAGTTTGATTTCTACTTGTGCAGCCATGCTGGCATTCAG GGAACTAGCAGGCCAACACACTACCATGTTCTTTATGACGAGAATCACTTCACAGCCGATGCGCTTCAGTCACTGACCAACAATCTCTGCTACAC CTATGCTCGTTGCACTCGTGCGGTCTCTGTTG TCCCACCGGCATACTACGCCCATCTCGCCGCATTCCGCGCGCGCTACTACGTGGAAGGGGACAGCTCGGATGGCGGGTCGACCCCCGGGAGCAGCGGGCAGGCGGCGATCGCGCGCGAGGGCCCTGTGGAGGTGCGCCAGCTCCCAAAGATCAAGGACAACGTCAAGGACGTCATGTTCTACTGCTGA